AGTgctttttaatataatttttaagctttttaaaTGACgttctatgcaattttttgagaattatgcCAAATTTTCTGATGATTCATATTTTATGGTttgtttttggccatatttttcattaattttgtgTCCAAAAGTTTGCAGACCACCAAAAttatgtgtatttttcaaattgatttaagAAATTCTTATTCCATTCCACTCAATAGAGTAAGGAACTAAGGatagtgaaaaattgattactcaatttattttttcagcattcCAAAAAgcatgttttgtttttaaaaagaatttagaTATTAAGATCTTgaaacaagtacctacctagatatttTTACTCACCCAATTCATTAACGTGGTAATATTTACTCATGAATGATATGCAAACAGTCATAGTTGTGCCATGAAATAAATCAATTACAGGAACTATGAAAACGAGCAAGAAAAatgcattaggtaggtatgatcTTCCATGCTACGTAGTGCACTTATTAATCAAATATTTCGTTCGTATTCACTTACTCAAATATAGTTGCCAAATTTGATTAGCGAATAATAAAACAAGGATAGCAATCGTGTCAAAAGATCCAGCCAAGATACCAACTAATCCGTCATGGATTTTCAACCATTTGCTTAAGACAAATGAGGAAAACAGAATGCCTAGAaaaatgttgttgtttttttagaacacatagtaggtacctatactttggATAATTAATTTACAAGAATTAAGTATTGTTTTGGGAATTACCGAGCAAAGatccaaaaaacttgaaaaacataaattcgCTGTATTCTCGTTCATCCCATTCGAATCTGTACCTCAAATATGAATACAATACAGACAGTTCCCCTGaaataattcatcatttcaAAGTAAGAATAGGTACAGGCACTCTTTTCTActtccaaaattggaaaaaaaaatatatgtatatgtatacctagtaccaaaaaattaaaatcttaccaaaaagAGTTAAAATAACTGCAATATTTGTCACCAAAAGCAACGAAACAACGATTCTATTGCGTCCTAAATTACGACTGAATACAACTTTAAAACTGCCAAATAACACgcgtttcaaattgaaaaaatgatacaaagGCACCTTTTTGTCAACTGGTACCGAAGTATCATTAATTAATATCAAACCAAATACTAAACCACACACTGCCAAAATGAAGCATAACAAATACGCGTAGAAGAATCCAAGACTACGAAGAATGAATCCAGATCCACCTTTGCCCAGAAGTAACCCAGTTAATTTGATTGCTCCTACGATTCCAAGTCTCATGGTACGACTTTCTTTATCAGATACATCGCAAACGTACACTTGACATCCTAATATCATGACACTGACTCCAGCGTACAAACTTTCGAGTACCACGAATGATATAACAGCTGTCATTGGTTGCCATTGCCAAAAATATGAATGCAGACAACCCGATAATGCGTGAAATGTGAGTCCTACGATGGGAATATAAATCAGGGGTCTTCTCCTCCGACCAGCTTCGTCGCTCCAGTATGCAGCAAATATTGCGGCGAGTAGGCTGATAAAAACGACTATGGGTTGGTACCCGAGGCCAATTTCTGTTATGAATAGGATTCCTGCTTTTTCATCGTCGCATCGGGTATTCAAGTCTGGCTCGGATGTTGAGTTGGTTCGGCAggctttttgaagaaataaattcgTATCTATGCCTTTAATCCAGTCGTAAACGACGAGAAATATTAAAAGCGATGGTTCAACGGTTACGTGCTTGAAATGATCGAACATTGTACGCGATGTTTCAATCACTAGGTACTTTACTATGCACTTGACACACGCCAATTAACAGGTATTTTGATCGTACTTGAGCGAAAACTAATTCGGGTAAATCTGGCAAATTATTAACGCGAACTTATGAATAACTGCATAATACACGAACtagatttaaaatttcgaagCTATGAGACCTGCTCGAGTGAATGAGCAAAATCACACGCTTCAAAGCCCTTTGTGAGATAAGAAAAACGTGCGATCAATAGTTTCTGGTGGTAATGAAATGTGAAGTAAAGTTTACAATATTCTATTTCTGATAATTGGGTAATTAAACTGTATTAATTTTTCGGCGATACCTACACTCTATTATGAGTTCATCTGTGCGCTCTCACGTGAGCATGAAATATAGATAAATAATGATGATGCGCATTATCTCATCACTTtattatgtacatttttatacgtatttttgatgaatttttgaaaacccgatatgagccaaaaatgagaaaaagtcaaaattttagcaaaattaaccttgaaagctcaaatttgaaatgtacCCCAATTTGACTTCCTTGAAaccagaagatttttaaaaattgaaataacctTAAGTAcaaattttagactttttttggggaaatcgaaatttttaaaatattcctgGAGCCCTTataacggtttgaaaccgtctTCACTTCTTCAGTCGACTCACAATATTGAAATTGGGgtatagagtaaatttaagcttttcaGCTTGATctgaaaagatttttcaaaaatttcaactttcaaaaatctgctgataGCTCTAAAACTGCTCAAcccggtttgaaactgttttcaaacgaTTGTAGGGGTTGAACGTAAAGTACACACCAAATCTTAGCtgtccaggtcaatttggtaaaattctgatttttttctccatttttggctcaaatttgattttcaaaaattcaccatgaaatcgaaaaatgctcgtgaacatctgaaatttgaatGGTGGTCTATTTTTGTATGGTTTTTCGATTTAACTCAGTCCGGTTCAAACATTTTCTGTTAGTTGATGTTAAAATTACTTATGTACTATCTTACATGCACTTTTACAATGCATACAAAGTAATCTTTTGAACTAACTCTCTTCGATTAGgaatttgaatgaaatcgaGCTCGATTGGAAGCGTATATCCTGGAATTTTGCTGAGTTTTcgaaaatcttaaaaatttagaaaatcttTTTCTATAGGCAGGTAttaatctttcaattttctcgtCCAGTATAgacacaattatttttttgcagggAAATACTCCgtgtaaataattcatttcaaattcttcCCACCCCCTCGAGCTACTGTGGAAACTGTCAGTTTAAAGCcaatctgaagcctccagcgagttttcaatcatctccagaaatttcaacttgcccTGGAATGagtcaaaaatgaactgaagCACTTATAACTTTTGCTGGTGGTTATTGGGCATTTTCTTGACCACTTTAGGAAGTCTCAGGAGTGCAATTTCtgagtttgatatttttttaaaaaattaaaatttcaaaaacatcatttcaagagcgatttttttccttgaagTATCATCTGACGTGTTGACATTACCGCCTGACTCTCAATGGAAAGAATGAATGGTGGAAGAAATTTGAGAATCTTGAGCCTAAATACTCGGTGAAAGTGAACCAAGCCTTTtatgagaacaaaaaaaaaaaaacaaacaaatcgTGTTGTTTTTGctaaggcactatagcttcactcaggtgaaatcGTCAGCCATCTTttcggccatctttggtgcaaaataacAAATGAAACGTCACTTGCCGCACAGCTGTACTGTGCTGTGATTATGGCTGACGTCAtcattttgcaccaaagatggccgaaAAGATGGCTGGCgatttcacctgagtgaagctatagtgccttagTTTTTGCCTAATGATTAATTGCGTCATTATTTCCATGCTCATTTATGTATGATGAATTGCCTAACTTCTTGGCCGAAAGGAGACACTGTGAGtttgttcaagtttttaccTCCAAATCTGTGTACATACAATAAAAATATACTTCCGGCAGTCATGAGTAACTTCTTAACAAAGGAATCActttgcccaaaatttttcaatttttggcaaatttttgaaaatttaaaaatttatcattttcggCGATTTAGGGCTATACTTTTCTACATACAAGACGTGGAAAATAATTTGGTaccttttggaaaatttcaaatcaaatgcGAAAAACCGATTCTGAGGAAGTTATTCCCCCTCTCTTGAGTGACGATCTCCACTTGAGGATGAAAACTTTCAGTATGTTGTCTTGGAGGTATTCTCCAACTTAAAAAAAAGTCCTCTCCTCGTCACGATGTTAgaattttttgagtgaaaatgcGTGGAATATGGCTTGGCTGAAacctataaaaattaatttgaacttcaataattgaaaaaatattttggtgacgagtcgaaattttgaaaaaatcatcaatttgcttacagaaaaattacgatggcgtttttttgtgttttatcgaggaaaaaaaagtttaaagattgaaattttcagttaaaaTAGCCAGcgttataaaaattcaaaaaattacttttacgCAATGTTTAAGCTTTGTTTTTATCATAGATATGTTGACAGAAAACTAAAGAAGGCAAATTATTGTTTGTTctgtatacatatgtattttattttcaacaaaaaaaaaaaacattcaaaattctatacttaaaataaataataaggGTACTAAGCGAATAAGGCAATTTGTACGATTTTAGGTAGCCAAGCTAAGCAAGAATGCCTTATTTGACAACATTCCACACTTATTCTACATATTAAACAGAAGGCATAGGTACCCACTATACCCACGCGTAGGTTGAAAGAAAGTACGAAAACAaatgtattttaattattatatcGACTGAAATCCAATTTATGCATAAACAGATTATTCTTAATACgtcggtacctacctaatttattcAGTCATTCATTCATTTGTGTGAAAATGTGAATCTGGCTATTAATATGTGGAAAAAATCTTTACGTTATTCACAAAATTCATGGACGCGCGGATAGAGCATTTTTGCAGATCGATACCTTACGTAAGATGTGCAAGCATCAAAACAATATAATTTACTTCTACAATAACAAAGATTCGCCACATTTTTCCTCTGAAACTTCTCGCTTCTTTGTTTTCTCTGCGTCAAATTTTTTACTGGAGTAATATGCGCCGCTGAAATGAAAATGCATCATTAAACTAAATGATAATGAGATGAACAACTAAGGAAGTAATTTGAAAACGGGCAGGTTATTGGcagagatgtgcagtctgaaaagtgaaaaataaaaagtacttttctttctatgaaaagttgaaaataaaagttcctacttttcacttCACTTTTCAGTTCTCACTTAAAAAAaacgagtgaccaatcaatttactcatcagagatcactgacctcattgatgaagtcaaatatgaagtttcactctctccactcctccaccttcgcaattcagctcccatttttgatatttttcactacatttttttcaaaccctgAAAAACCCAAAGATGTTAGAGGCTCTAAacaggctcaaaactaccactataCGATTAAttagatggaaaaaatgattttgtttttttgtgtgttttagataggcaaaaaatatgtacatcaatttgaagctcttgcagagagctttaaaatgagactcacacgatttacttttcacacttttcaatgaacttttcacttttcatttcaccaaaattacttttctgaaaagtgcacatctctagaTTGGTATAGGTATCCAagtaatttcacaaaattgtcaTCATTGTGAACTAGGTACCTAGCTTGATACATACATTTcattacatatattttttttactattgcTTATGCccaaataattacaaaaattgtaactttgatatgaggaaatatgccttcatcgccttGGAGATGGTTAAGTTTACTCAAAGTTAGTATATATCCCTATGTACTGGAAGTATGGTAACATGGGGAACTATTTATAGATCCGTGGCTGGTAGCTCGAAGGCCAGTGCATCAGATCTCTAACTAGCAACTTCATTTAGTTTTGGCTATTCGCTATGTCTGGTTCTTCGTCAACTTATAGACGCATAGGCAGCGGAGCTTTTCCCCTCCGCCCCTCTTCCCTGTGTTAGCCCACTTTATTAAGTGGATAATTTGTGCTGACAACGTGATCCTTATTCAAATTATGTTTATTTATCCTGGTACATTGGAAATTTCTCTGAGCCTGCCAGCCATCAGAAATATCTCTCGTCGAAAAGGAGCTTCATGTAATACATTTCTGTCGATGTTGTCTAGTATTAGGGACACCCGTGAAAGAGGCAGAAAATGCATACAGTGTATTAGtaagtaattaggtaggtactactgATTTCTATTAATGTAACATTAGGTACTTCATcactaattaataattaataagctCACACTAATCATTATTATTAAGATTATTCTAGTTAGTAACACAAGTGGTAAGATATAAGCCAGAGCTTGAATCTATTATACATAAAATAATCTTGTAAGTATTTTATATTGACTAATCCTAAAAGTGTATTTTTGTAGTTGTTCTTTAATACTAATAAATCGCATAATTAATACTTGTCaaatgaggagcttggaatcaaaactcacttttgccatcggacaaagtttcgagaaaatcgacaataactgatttcgcctagtgtgttgatgaaaaaaacgccacaaagtgtgtcgagctcttgagtaagactacttaataggattccatgagaatttttttttttcaagttgccatattGTTGCGGTATGGctatcaagtttggcaaaagtgagttttgattccaaggtggggtaattttactttcttttgcaaatatatcgaaaactaagcatcctagaaaaaaactaacggcattgtatcgattggaaattcaattctctacaattttcctcgatttaatttttccatagaatgcttcgttccgcctccagagagctttagaAGTTTTcagcgctgaatttttccaaaaattatactttcttttgcaaatatatcgagaACTatgcatcctagaaaaaaactaacgacaatatgtcgattggaaatttaattctctacaattttcctcgacttcatttttctgtagagtattttgttccgcctccagagagctttaaaagttttgagcactcaatacttccaattttttacctcctcagttgcacaacttccaaattcaaaacgaccattttcgcaattttcactatcagaaaatgcttccgaagttgcaattgaattattttggctttgtagactgccatgcgaccttgaaaatacagGTTTTCTTATAGCTTGGAggggcaaaagtgagttttgactccaagggcactttttaacacgaaattgtgaagacctggggccgaattcggaaaaatggattctgcagggtgatagagaaattgaagaagtatccgaatccgcaaaaaaacgtatatcgatttttggttttttggtgtcaaaagtgagttttgattccaagctcctcaaatgTGTGTATTGATTTGGTACTTTCGAATAACTTTATGTATAAAGTATAGATGGTATTTATTGAAACCTCTTCACAATCTGCGCTATCCAGGAGAAGGTAATTATTCCTTCCCTAAGGAATAATTATTGGTTTAACCACCATAAATtttgaggccactagaatcaaatgtctacttctccattttcgaacattttgagaaaaacgcaaaaaacctccctagtatttatcgtaacataaaataccgaggtaatacgtctaatatttttgtaccaacaTGACAATAGGGACCcacatgtttgttttaccctacGCGTTGCCGTAAGAGTTCCTGAGCAGTTTCAAGTTTGGAGAAGTTAAGTTTTGTCTTGAACTGTAcactttttacatcgttttaaggcacttcatcaaaaattcttctagtaatatggtgctaaaggttgaagaaagcttggaaagtttgagaaattaaaatacttattgcatttttagaccattcatttggaaattgaaataattttcctttttttttcaaagtaaaaaaaaattaatttttattaataaaaatgaaaggtgttttttgggggaagggtcctcacttgatgaatttattcaatttcaagcctaatttcaaggcataacactaGTCCTTCATTCAATTTCCACCATGTTCGTTTGAAAACTTGACTTCTCCATTtaaaaagtacacttttgattctaacccctaactttacatgctgttttaccatacttccttgcacaaaattcaaatgttgacattttcatTGGATGGGGacatgttgtagtataccaaaccatacttaacttattttcaaaaaaaagtggagaagtacacttttgattctagtggcctcaaatatgaattaaaataatttccctGTATCCCGGTTATTACCCCTCTCACTCTATCAACTTTTGGTTGacaggtgtcaatttttttacattgaatGATTTGACCTTATGCGAAATTATTCGTACCTATTCTAAGTTTCAATACCAGTAATCCTAAgtagtaatatttttcaaacttaccaaaaacataaaattatgCCTATATCCAGCACAACACTAAAAAGACAAAATGCAGAGGGATAAGTATCCAATGTTCGTCCGAAAATACCATTATAAGCCATAAAAGTAAAAGGAACTATGAACCCAAATACACCATTAACAGCATACAATCTGCCTATaaacaaaatgcaaaactttGTTAATAAATTCTCACCAACCAATCAATAGGTAGCTTAGCTAGATATACATATTacaggagggggagggggtgaaacaAAGGAATAAAATCATGTGtaattatgaaagaaaaatcacttttacaaGATAACACTATAtttattattagaaaaaatgcGACGGCCGTTTAGGTACAAGAACGTACCTGCACACGTAAGAAGGTAAATGTACCCACCCCCCCTCCCTAAATCCTAAGCACTCAACGTAATTTTTAAGCTCTCGACGAATATTATGTTAACTTTATCACTCGTTCTCTTGCCTTGAAGATGGTACGTTCTTGTACCGAAACGGCCGTCgcattttttctaataataaaTATAGTGTTATCttgtaaaagtgatttttctttcataattaTGCAAAGCACTAAAAGTGATAATTTCCTACATACATACGTTACAAATCatgtgtacttttttaaaaaattttttttaccttgaaaTATTTTAGCCAACGTTGTCATTTAGAGAGGGATATACCTAAAAATAACAAAGtcaacttttgaagaaaaaaaaaattgccgatttttttgaaaattggaccgtttgacgaaatattttcaacccaAAAGTAAGGTCCTAAGGTCTCTgatgaatttagtcaaaatccgcCAACCCTAATAAACATTTATTATACACTCATTCATTCacttacctatttcattaaCATCATAATATTTACTCATGAACGATACTCCAATTGTCATAGCTGTACCGTGAAATAAGTCTATCACAGGAActacaaacaaaaaaaccaaacagAATGAGAAATTCACATATccaaataggtacctctacctatccgATGGCAAATAGGTATTGCAGCTTATTACACtgatatgattattttttgctcGACTTACCCAAGTAAAGTTGCCAGGTTTGATTAGCAAACATTAAAACAAGAATAGCTATTGTGTCAAAACATCCGGCCAAGATACCAATCAATCCATCATGGATTTTCAACCATTTGCTCAACACCAATGAGCAAAacaaaatacctgaaaaaacatgaataattatcaaaatttaaaataatgttcAATGATGAAGAACTCTTtcttatttttatgtaaatggTATCTTCATCACTTAAACTCACCGAATGATGAAATAGTAAGTTTCAATATCATATATTCACTGTACTTCTGTTCATTCCATCCGAATCGATGCCTCAAATATAGATACAATACGGATAACTCAcctgtaacaattttttaaatggtacctattaattttcaCTGCTATAATCTCAGTGTGGGGTAGTTACATCCAGATAAAGAgtcgtaggtactaggtaggtacttggatAATCTTACCAAAAAATGTAAGGATGACTGTAATATTGGCAATAATCAATAACGTG
The sequence above is a segment of the Planococcus citri chromosome 3, ihPlaCitr1.1, whole genome shotgun sequence genome. Coding sequences within it:
- the LOC135838914 gene encoding probable peptidoglycan muropeptide transporter SLC46, giving the protein MFDHFKHVTVEPSLLIFLVVYDWIKGIDTNLFLQKACRTNSTSEPDLNTRCDDEKAGILFITEIGLGYQPIVVFISLLAAIFAAYWSDEAGRRRRPLIYIPIVGLTFHALSGCLHSYFWQWQPMTAVISFVVLESLYAGVSVMILGCQVYVCDVSDKESRTMRLGIVGAIKLTGLLLGKGGSGFILRSLGFFYAYLLCFILAVCGLVFGLILINDTSVPVDKKVPLYHFFNLKRVLFGSFKVVFSRNLGRNRIVVSLLLVTNIAVILTLFGELSVLYSYLRYRFEWDEREYSEFMFFKFFGSLLGILFSSFVLSKWLKIHDGLVGILAGSFDTIAILVLLFANQIWQLYLIPVIDLFHGTTMTVCISFMSKYYHVNELGRLNAVNGVFSLTVPLAYFAYNTIFQKTMDTYPSAFCLLSVVLDIGIVLCFCGSYFFSKKFDSEKSTNQEVSVEKYQT